The Pongo abelii isolate AG06213 chromosome 20, NHGRI_mPonAbe1-v2.0_pri, whole genome shotgun sequence genome window below encodes:
- the SYT5 gene encoding synaptotagmin-5 isoform X2, with amino-acid sequence MFPEPPTPGPPSPNTPPDSSRISHGPVPPWALATIVLVSGLLVFSCCFCLYRKSCRRRTGKKSQAQAQVHLQEVKGLGQSYIDKVQPEVEELEPAPSGPGQQVTDKHELGRLQYSLDYDFQSGQLLVGILQAMGLAALDLGGSSDPYVRVYLLPDKRRRYETKVHRQTLNPHFGETFAFKVPYVELGGRVLVMAVYDFDRFSRNDAIGEVRVPMSSVDLGRPVQAWRELQAAPREEEKLGDICFSLRYVPTAGKLTVIVLEAKNLKKMDVGGLSDPYVKVHLLQGGKKVRKKKTTIKKNTLNPYYNEAFSFEVPCDQVQKVQVELTVLDYDKLGKNEAIGRVAVGAAAGGAGLRHWADMLANPRRPIAQWHSLRPPDRVRLLPAP; translated from the exons ATGTTCCCGGAGCCCCCAACCCCGGGGCCTCCATCGCCCAACACGCCTCCCGACTCCAGTCGCATAAGCCACGGCCCAG TGCCCCCCTGGGCCCTGGCCACCATCGTGCTGGTCTCAGGCCTCCTCGTCTTCAGCTGCTGTTTCTGTCTTTACCGGAAGAGCTGTCGGAGGCGGACAGGCAAGAAGAGCCAGGCCCAAGCCCAGGTCCACCTTCAGGAAGTGAAGGGGCTGGGCCAGAGTTACATAGACAAG GTGCAGCCAGAAGTGGAGGAGCTGGAGCCAGCACCATCCGGGCCAGGGCAGCAAGTGACAGATAAGCATGAGCTAGGACGACTGCAGTACTCCCTGGATTATGACTTCCAGAGTGGCCAG CTGCTGGTGGGCATTCTGCAAGCAATGGGATTGGCAGCCTTGGATCTTGGTGGCTCCTCGGACCCCTATGTGCGGGTCTACCTGCTGCCAGACAAACGGAGGCGGTACGAGACCAAGGTGCATCGGCAGACGCTGAACCCTCACTTTGGGGAGACTTTCGCCTTCAAG GTCCCCTACGTGGAGCTGGGGGGCAGGGTGCTGGTCATGGCGGTGTACGACTTCGACCGCTTCTCTCGCAATGACGCCATCGGGGAGGTGCGGGTCCCCATGAGCTCCGTGGACCTGGGGCGGCCAGTGCAGGCCTGGCGGGAGCTGCAGGCGGCTCCGCGGGAGGAG GAGAAGCTTGGTGACATCTGCTTCTCCCTCCGCTATGTCCCCACGGCCGGGAAGCTCACCGTCATTGTCCTGGAGGCTAAAAACCTGAAGAAGATGGACGTAGGAGGACTGTCAG ATCCATACGTCAAGGTCCACCTGCTGCAGGGCGGCAAAAAGGTGCGGAAGAAGAAAACCACCATCAAGAAGAACACTCTGAACCCCTATTACAACGAAGCTTTCAGCTTCGAGGTGCCCTGTGACCAAGTCCAG AAGGTGCAGGTGGAGCTGACCGTGCTGGACTACGACAAGCTGGGCAAGAACGAGGCCATCGGGAGGGTGGCCGTGGGGGCGGCTGCCGGCGGGGCTGGCCTGCGGCACTGGGCGGACATGCTGGCCAACCCGCGGCGGCCCATTGCCCAGTGGCACTCGCTGCGGCCCCCGGACCGAGTGAGGCTGCTGCCTGCGCCCTGA
- the SYT5 gene encoding synaptotagmin-5 isoform X1, whose product MFPEPPTPGPPSPNTPPDSSRISHGPVPPWALATIVLVSGLLVFSCCFCLYRKSCRRRTGKKSQAQAQVHLQEVKGLGQSYIDKVQPEVEELEPAPSGPGQQVTDKHELGRLQYSLDYDFQSGQLLVGILQAMGLAALDLGGSSDPYVRVYLLPDKRRRYETKVHRQTLNPHFGETFAFKVPYVELGGRVLVMAVYDFDRFSRNDAIGEVRVPMSSVDLGRPVQAWRELQAAPREEQEKLGDICFSLRYVPTAGKLTVIVLEAKNLKKMDVGGLSDPYVKVHLLQGGKKVRKKKTTIKKNTLNPYYNEAFSFEVPCDQVQKVQVELTVLDYDKLGKNEAIGRVAVGAAAGGAGLRHWADMLANPRRPIAQWHSLRPPDRVRLLPAP is encoded by the exons ATGTTCCCGGAGCCCCCAACCCCGGGGCCTCCATCGCCCAACACGCCTCCCGACTCCAGTCGCATAAGCCACGGCCCAG TGCCCCCCTGGGCCCTGGCCACCATCGTGCTGGTCTCAGGCCTCCTCGTCTTCAGCTGCTGTTTCTGTCTTTACCGGAAGAGCTGTCGGAGGCGGACAGGCAAGAAGAGCCAGGCCCAAGCCCAGGTCCACCTTCAGGAAGTGAAGGGGCTGGGCCAGAGTTACATAGACAAG GTGCAGCCAGAAGTGGAGGAGCTGGAGCCAGCACCATCCGGGCCAGGGCAGCAAGTGACAGATAAGCATGAGCTAGGACGACTGCAGTACTCCCTGGATTATGACTTCCAGAGTGGCCAG CTGCTGGTGGGCATTCTGCAAGCAATGGGATTGGCAGCCTTGGATCTTGGTGGCTCCTCGGACCCCTATGTGCGGGTCTACCTGCTGCCAGACAAACGGAGGCGGTACGAGACCAAGGTGCATCGGCAGACGCTGAACCCTCACTTTGGGGAGACTTTCGCCTTCAAG GTCCCCTACGTGGAGCTGGGGGGCAGGGTGCTGGTCATGGCGGTGTACGACTTCGACCGCTTCTCTCGCAATGACGCCATCGGGGAGGTGCGGGTCCCCATGAGCTCCGTGGACCTGGGGCGGCCAGTGCAGGCCTGGCGGGAGCTGCAGGCGGCTCCGCGGGAGGAG CAGGAGAAGCTTGGTGACATCTGCTTCTCCCTCCGCTATGTCCCCACGGCCGGGAAGCTCACCGTCATTGTCCTGGAGGCTAAAAACCTGAAGAAGATGGACGTAGGAGGACTGTCAG ATCCATACGTCAAGGTCCACCTGCTGCAGGGCGGCAAAAAGGTGCGGAAGAAGAAAACCACCATCAAGAAGAACACTCTGAACCCCTATTACAACGAAGCTTTCAGCTTCGAGGTGCCCTGTGACCAAGTCCAG AAGGTGCAGGTGGAGCTGACCGTGCTGGACTACGACAAGCTGGGCAAGAACGAGGCCATCGGGAGGGTGGCCGTGGGGGCGGCTGCCGGCGGGGCTGGCCTGCGGCACTGGGCGGACATGCTGGCCAACCCGCGGCGGCCCATTGCCCAGTGGCACTCGCTGCGGCCCCCGGACCGAGTGAGGCTGCTGCCTGCGCCCTGA